In Harmonia axyridis chromosome X, icHarAxyr1.1, whole genome shotgun sequence, a single window of DNA contains:
- the LOC123685756 gene encoding ras-related protein Rap-2a, whose product MREFKVVVLGSGGVGKSALTVQFVSGCFMEKYDPTIEDFYRKEIEVDNSPCVLEILDTAGTEQFASMRDLYIKNGQGFVVVYSLTNHQTFQDIRTMKELITRVKGTERVPILLVANKVDLDHQREVTSSEGSSLAAQWGCPFIEASAKNRTNVNEVFAEIVREMNFSPEKEKKTYCCCSLL is encoded by the coding sequence ATGCGTGAGTTTAAAGTAGTCGTGTTAGGTTCGGGTGGGGTTGGGAAAAGTGCATTGACAGTACAATTCGTTTCTGGttgttttatggaaaaatacgACCCTACCATCGAGGACTTTTATCGCAAAGAAATCGAAGTGGACAACTCCCCCTGTGTGTTAGAAATATTAGACACCGCTGGTACTGAACAATTTGCCAGCATGCGCGACCTCTACATAAAGAATGGCCAGGGCTTCGTAGTGGTATATAGTTTAACAAACCACCAAACATTTCAAGATATCCGGACTATGAAGGAATTGATAACCAGAGTTAAAGGTACGGAGAGAGTTCCCATTTTACTTGTAGCAAATAAAGTAGATTTGGACCATCAGCGGGAGGTGACTTCTTCTGAAGGCAGCAGTCTTGCAGCACAGTGGGGATGCCCCTTCATAGAAGCCAGTGCTAAGAACAGAACGAATGTCAACGAGGTGTTTGCTGAGATCGTGCGCGAGATGAACTTTAGtccggaaaaagaaaaaaaaacttattgttGCTGCAGTTTACTTTAA